The following proteins come from a genomic window of Deltaproteobacteria bacterium IMCC39524:
- a CDS encoding long-chain fatty acid--CoA ligase: MVSSSNWQPRSPSVIAAIMATCAKFPDRPAFVYRVAKQEFTVDYAKLREDVILLARAFEERKVTRGCRVMLLSDNRYAWIVTDLALMALGAVSVPRGSETPTQELEFILNHARCSFMVVETDALLARHQEMLSTHKEVKTLFIIEGSQKHTLFNRLYAYNDILKDRTLSDDDFKRFDRMVAKITQKDLVTIIFTSGTTGKPKGVMLNHRNILFNTETLPPIIAITEKDVWVSILPSWHIFERALELLALSSGSCIVYSNLKTFSNDLVTYRPTLVATVPRLWESLYTKVTATILEKGPRAFAIFNLLVKTSVRFRHARRHLAGHLPQFSRSNLLVRSWRNLVALVEMSLLALPYWLAQKKLKPLRDKFGGQLRMAVSGGGTLPTYLESWLDAIGIRIVNAYGMTECAPAIAGRGYNSKIFGTLGRPVGVTELRIVDGEDQEVGPGIEGNIEVRGPQVFDGYDDNDEENRKSFTADGFFRTGDLGKLTISGELVLTGRSKEIIVLASGENIDPSRIEGAIGQLPFVNDAVLVGQDRKGLGALIVPDWDKLKDFMTEHFGHTTETSEELHDDLAMRDRIKNEINRLLQAKNGFKPYEKLQKIDFLKHEFTVGEELTNTFKKRRHVIEKKYRELIDRLFK; encoded by the coding sequence ATGGTAAGTTCCTCCAACTGGCAACCACGTTCTCCTTCGGTGATCGCAGCGATCATGGCGACCTGCGCGAAATTCCCCGATCGGCCGGCATTTGTCTACCGGGTCGCCAAGCAGGAATTTACCGTCGATTACGCCAAGCTGCGTGAAGACGTCATCCTGCTGGCCAGGGCCTTTGAAGAACGCAAGGTCACTCGCGGCTGCCGTGTCATGTTGCTCTCTGACAATCGCTATGCCTGGATTGTTACCGACCTTGCGCTCATGGCGCTCGGCGCGGTCAGTGTGCCGCGGGGCAGTGAAACGCCGACCCAGGAGCTGGAATTCATCCTCAATCACGCCCGCTGCTCTTTCATGGTTGTTGAGACCGATGCCTTGCTGGCCCGTCACCAGGAAATGCTCAGTACTCACAAGGAAGTCAAAACCCTGTTCATCATCGAGGGCAGTCAGAAACACACCCTTTTCAATCGTCTTTACGCCTACAACGATATTCTCAAAGACCGCACCCTCAGCGATGATGATTTCAAACGATTTGATCGCATGGTGGCTAAAATCACCCAGAAAGACCTAGTAACGATCATCTTTACCTCAGGCACCACTGGCAAGCCTAAAGGCGTCATGCTTAACCACCGCAACATTCTCTTTAACACGGAAACCCTGCCGCCGATAATCGCCATCACCGAAAAAGATGTATGGGTTTCCATCCTGCCCAGCTGGCATATTTTCGAGCGGGCCCTCGAGTTGCTGGCTTTGAGTAGCGGCAGTTGTATTGTTTACTCAAACCTGAAAACCTTCTCCAATGATCTGGTGACTTATCGTCCGACCCTTGTGGCAACGGTACCGAGGCTGTGGGAGTCGCTCTACACCAAGGTCACAGCCACCATTTTGGAGAAGGGTCCCCGTGCTTTTGCAATTTTCAACCTGCTGGTCAAAACTTCAGTCAGGTTTCGTCATGCCCGCCGCCACCTGGCTGGTCATTTGCCGCAGTTCAGTCGTTCAAACCTGCTCGTGCGAAGCTGGCGAAACCTGGTTGCTCTGGTCGAGATGTCTCTTCTCGCCTTGCCCTACTGGTTAGCGCAGAAGAAGCTTAAGCCCCTGCGGGATAAATTCGGCGGCCAGTTGCGAATGGCTGTGAGTGGCGGCGGAACCTTGCCGACCTACCTGGAAAGCTGGCTCGATGCCATCGGCATTCGCATTGTCAACGCCTACGGCATGACCGAGTGCGCGCCAGCCATCGCCGGGCGTGGCTACAACAGTAAAATTTTCGGCACCCTGGGGCGACCGGTCGGCGTCACGGAACTGCGCATTGTTGACGGTGAGGACCAAGAGGTTGGTCCCGGTATCGAGGGCAATATTGAAGTGAGAGGGCCGCAGGTCTTTGACGGTTATGACGATAACGACGAAGAAAATCGTAAGTCGTTTACCGCTGATGGGTTTTTCCGTACCGGTGATCTCGGTAAGCTGACGATTTCGGGAGAACTGGTCCTGACCGGACGCTCCAAGGAGATTATTGTCCTTGCTAGCGGCGAGAATATCGACCCGTCTCGCATTGAAGGTGCCATCGGTCAGTTGCCTTTCGTCAACGACGCGGTTCTTGTGGGCCAGGATCGTAAAGGTCTGGGCGCACTGATTGTGCCGGACTGGGACAAGCTGAAGGATTTCATGACCGAGCATTTCGGGCACACCACTGAGACCTCCGAAGAGCTGCATGATGATCTGGCCATGCGCGATCGAATCAAAAATGAGATCAACCGCTTGCTGCAGGCCAAGAATGGTTTTAAGCCTTACGAGAAGTTACAGAAGATCGATTTCCTCAAGCATGAGTTTACCGTTGGTGAGGAGTTGACGAATACTTTCAAGAAGCGGCGGCATGTGATTGAGAAGAAGTATCGGGAGTTGATTGATCGGTTGTTTAAATAA
- a CDS encoding IPT/TIG domain-containing protein, giving the protein MKKIQWVTFACIALITGQTLALEVTSLAPIRGTPGTQVGISGGPFSPKTQTFLGERYVAPRIISENYMDFTVPNLPPGNYTLTVQDNTMVAAQPYQFEVMSPTPQVTDINPSILDACSMDPLNQLQINGRNFLQGAVLLVDDRVVPSRVISSTTINVQLPGFQKPGVYGVSVRNRDGATSLPHSLWVNSTPEINSVERGADFVNHYEVIIHGKNFLLNSTLVVKEPEDSALGQTYQRLSSLSPKSAMSQVNISPQGNRLVYVDCQTLIYYRYLTSRTKDLGLQVFNPDGRKSDQYSVALP; this is encoded by the coding sequence ATGAAAAAAATTCAATGGGTAACTTTTGCCTGTATAGCTCTAATAACAGGGCAAACACTCGCCCTCGAGGTTACTTCTCTCGCTCCTATACGCGGCACACCAGGGACGCAGGTGGGCATCAGTGGAGGCCCATTTTCACCAAAGACCCAAACTTTTCTGGGTGAGAGGTATGTCGCCCCTCGAATAATCTCAGAAAACTACATGGACTTCACGGTTCCCAATCTACCACCAGGTAATTATACCCTGACGGTCCAAGACAACACCATGGTTGCAGCGCAACCCTATCAATTCGAGGTGATGTCTCCGACACCTCAGGTGACCGATATAAATCCGAGCATCCTCGATGCCTGCTCCATGGACCCCCTAAATCAGCTACAAATCAATGGACGCAATTTTCTGCAGGGTGCTGTCCTGTTAGTGGACGACCGTGTAGTGCCGAGCCGCGTCATAAGCTCAACCACTATTAACGTTCAACTGCCGGGATTCCAGAAACCAGGAGTGTATGGCGTTTCGGTTAGAAACCGGGATGGTGCGACGTCTCTGCCCCATTCTCTTTGGGTTAATAGCACCCCTGAAATCAATAGTGTCGAACGGGGTGCTGACTTCGTAAATCATTATGAAGTAATCATTCATGGGAAGAATTTCCTCCTCAATTCAACCCTTGTGGTCAAGGAACCGGAAGACAGCGCCCTCGGGCAGACCTATCAGCGACTCTCCTCCTTGTCCCCCAAAAGTGCCATGTCACAGGTTAACATCTCGCCGCAAGGGAATCGATTGGTCTATGTTGATTGCCAGACCTTGATCTATTACCGTTACCTCACTTCACGGACAAAAGACCTGGGGCTACAAGTTTTCAATCCAGACGGGCGCAAGTCGGACCAATATTCTGTGGCTTTGCCATAA